Proteins from a genomic interval of Crassostrea angulata isolate pt1a10 chromosome 7, ASM2561291v2, whole genome shotgun sequence:
- the LOC128192272 gene encoding nose resistant to fluoxetine protein 6-like gives MALTQTVLGLVVLAVCHCSKHSQDIPGYHDLLKQGFSKLVTKESDQYVLDRYDVKTLIQRTVSAEALLSRKETGLDLSAANISESCSVGVKLLEDGLQQRSLWAIKMLDSFFKIPSGVLDGDIIWPGQYDECIKINQAFNDRLTYNMTFLIHGKYFLAALLIPVNLIKTNLSMRVGLCLPDVCDETDVRELLEYYLGILFTNSSSKYEVNSVSHPETKFERTPEFIIASVICSVVGFLLLVGTLYDMFIYQRPENSDIVSGRFNKPEIEPPILNSDTAHLLSTSSQGTLIHRVLHNRKLGKFLLTFSISTNGSKVLSTEAPPPTAVQAVNGVRVLSMSWVILGHTYIFLISNFKNLIPVAPELIHRWTFQIVLNAIFSVDSFFLLSGLLVSYLTLHELEKRNGKINWLLFYFHRFWRLTPPLMLVLLVYTAYFQYWGSGPLWPPRSPDYDQCSQYWWRNLLYIQNFFPLSEECVAWGWYLANDMQFYVISPLLIYPLYRKPLIGYILCFALILMQAIYRGIISVSLKMTMNSSTNQEKFFDELYQRPYARIAPYVVGVLTGFFMWKSRRQVRLPRFVALLGWVIALGCVLAVIFGTTHENRGHKNSLSVDALYNSLSVLTWSLGVAWIIFACNTGYGGFINTFLSAGIWSPLSRLTYCAYLVHPVIMFMYSLCQRYTLYATDINMIFLFLGFWMCTYGVAFFVSMAFEAPMIGLERLLLKKQSS, from the exons ATGGCTTTGACACAGACTGTATTAGGTTTGGTAGTTTTGGCGGTCTGTCACTGTTCCAAACACAGCCAGGATATCCCTGGATATCACGACCTCCTGAAGCAGGGCTTCTCCAAGCTTGTAACTAAAGAGTCTGACCAGTATGTCCTTGACAGATATGATGTTAAGACTCTGATACAG AGAACGGTCTCAGCAGAGGCTTTACTCAGTAGGAAAGAAACTGGACTTGATCTCTCGGCTGCTAACATATCAGAGTCATGTAGTGTCGGAGTGAAGCTCTTAGAAGACGGGCTACAACAAAGAAGTTTATGGGCCATTAAAA TGTTGGATTCCTTCTTCAAGATTCCAAGTGGTGTTCTTGATGGTGATATCATTTGGCCTGGACAATACGACGAATGTATTAAGATTAACCAGGCATTCAATGACAGGCTAACATACAACATGACATTCCTGATTCATGGAAAATACTTCTTGGCTGCTCTGCTTATTCCTGTGAATCTT ataaaaactaATTTATCGATGCGAGTAGGACTGTGCCTGCCTGATGTGTGTGATGAGACAGATGTCAGAGAACTATTAG AATACTATTTGGGTATACTCTTTACAAATTCAAGTTCAAAATATGAAGTAAATTCTGTTTCTCACCCTGAGACCAAATTTGAGAGGACCCCTGAGTTCATCATAGCGAG TGTTATTTGCTCCGTCGTTGGATTTCTGTTGTTAGTGGGTACACTGTATGACATGTTTATTTATCAAAGACCAGAGAATTCAGATATTGTGAGTGGTAGATTCAACAAACCGGAAATAGAGCCACCCATCCTGAACTCTGACACAGCCCATCTCCTCTCTACCAGTTCTCAAGGAACACTCATACACAGAGTGTTACACAacc GTAAGCTTGGAAAGTTTTTGCTGACATTTTCCATCAGTACTAATGGCAGTAAAGTACTCAGCACTGAAGCCCCGCCCCCCACAGCGGTACAGGCTGTTAATGGAGTACGCGTCCTCAGTATGAGCTGGGTCATACTCGGACACACCTACATTTTCCTGATCTCCAACTTCA AGAACCTTATCCCTGTGGCCCCTGAGTTGATACACAGATGGACTTTTCAGATCGTCCTCAATGCCATTTTCTCCGTGGACTCTTTCTTCCTGTTGAG TGGTTTGTTGGTGAGTTATCTGACACTGCACGAGTTAGAAAAAAGAAATGGGAAAATCAATTGGCTGCTATTTTATTTCCATCGATTCTGGAG GTTGACCCCTCCCTTGATGCTAGTTCTCCTAGTGTACACAGCCTACTTCCAGTACTGGGGGTCAGGGCCTTTGTGGCCCCCAAGATCGCCGGACTATGACCAGTGCTCGCAGTATTGGTGGAGGAACCTGCTGTACATCCAGAACTTCTTCCCTCTGAGTGAGGAG tgTGTGGCTTGGGGATGGTATCTAGCAAATGACATGCAGTTTTATGTTATTTCCCCGCTGCTGATATATCCTCTGTACAG AAAGCCACTGATAGGATACATCCTCTGTTTTGCCCTGATCTTGATGCAGGCCATATATAGGGGCATCATTTCTGTGAGCTTAAAGATGACGATGAATTCATCAACCAA CCAGGAGAAGTTCTTTGATGAGCTGTACCAGCGACCGTATGCCAGGATTGCTCCGTATGTGGTGGGCGTTCTAACTGGCTTCTTCATGTGGAAATCCCGCAGACAAGTCAGATTGCCAAGA TTTGTTGCATTGCTGGGATGGGTTATTGCTCTTGGTTGTGTTTTGGCTGTGATATTTGGGACCACTCATGAAAACAGAGGACACAAGAACTCCCTGTCCGTTGATGCCCTCTACAACTCCCTGTCTGTCCTCACATGGAGCCTGGGGGTAGCCTGGATTATATTTGCCTGTAATACAGGATATGGAG GGTTCATCAACACCTTCCTGTCTGCGGGGATATGGTCGCCTCTCAGCCGTCTTACCTACTGTGCCTACTTGGTACATCCAGTCATCATGTTTATGTACAGTCTATGTCAGAGATATACTCTCTATGCCACAGACATCAACATG ATCTTCCTCTTTTTGGGATTTTGGATGTGTACTTATGGTGTTGCTTTCTTTGTTTCCATGGCGTTTGAAGCACCAATGATTGGCCTTGAAAGACTACTACtaaagaagcagagttcttaa
- the LOC128192274 gene encoding polyprenol reductase-like, protein MVYLNYIWLILSLGIILGFIVINSERLKLNLVLNLYVFGKLRNLQEFSLTSHFLQVPKRWFWHFYCSGLLIHSALLTVMVYSVFVADKFPEEVSLFLGYIRIPASESELLPPAQILAVLLMGEVQMIRRLTECIFVNSYSASTMSVVIYLTGVFFYCFQGISIVCLMQEKTLTLSAIWSDLQWYNYLLITMFLYFSYKQHILNNILSSLRCNEQGAVVTDKHLIPEGDLFQHSSCPHFFMEILIYSVYCAMFWWRHTMCNSVGLFVLVNQLLAGHLAHRWYQENFPNYPRERTPVIPLVHYSRLAGVPPPKKKKC, encoded by the exons ATGGTGTATCTAAATTATATATGGTTAATTCTTTCTCTCGGAATTATTTTAGGATTTATTGTTATAAATAGCGAACGATTAAAGTTGAATTTAGTATTAAATTTATATGTCTTTGGAAAACTAAGAAATTTGCAGGAATTTAGTTTGACCTCGCACTTTCTTCAAGTCCCGAAAAG ATGGTTCTGGCATTTCTACTGCAGTGGCCTTCTTATACACTCTGCCCTGCTGACTGTGATGGTGTATTCGGTATTCGTTGCGGACAAATTCCCTGAAGAAGTTTCTCTTTTTCTGGGATACATTAGAATCCCAGCATCAGAGTCAG AGTTGCTCCCTCCTGCCCAGATCCTGGCGGTTTTGTTGATGGGTGAAGTACAGATGATTCGACGACTGACCGAGTGTATTTTTGTCAACAGCTACTCGGCTAGCACCATGAGTGTCGTTATCTATCTGACCGGGGTCTTTTTCTACTGCTTCCAGGGAATCAGTATTGTCTGCCTCATGCAGGAGAAAACTCTCACACTTA GTGCTATCTGGAGTGATCTCCAGTGGTACAACTACCTGCTCATCACCATGTTCCTCTACTTTAGCTACAAGCAGCATATTCTCAACAACATTTTGTCCAGTCTCAGGTGTAATGAGCAAG GTGCTGTGGTCACCGACAAGCACCTGATACCAGAGGGGGACCTGTTCCAGCACTCGTCCTGTCCCCACTTCTTCATGGAGATCCTCATCTACAGCGTCTACTGTGCCATGTTCTGGTGGAGACACACCATGTGTAACTCCGTCGGGCTCTTTGTGTTGGTGAACCAGCTTTTGGCCGGACATCTTGCTCATAGATGGTATCAGGAGAACTTCCCTAATTATCCAAGGGAGAGAACCCCTGTTATACCTCTTGTTCATTATAGCAGACTGGCAGGGGTTCCACCaccaaagaaaaagaaatgctAG